In the Topomyia yanbarensis strain Yona2022 chromosome 3, ASM3024719v1, whole genome shotgun sequence genome, one interval contains:
- the LOC131687960 gene encoding polyserase-2 — MTARVTQWFFLFAGIIYGTEAVALDVQCGKVNRLAGYVINAEETENVWPWHVAIYNSSNDYIAGGSIISERFVLTAAHVTFRNEHIALHPFELHVRMGIKDLSNPKNYTRYGNVSKIIRYPNYDTSLMVNDLALLELTDDIEFSVHISPICLWPVGGPNIEDLAVNEQGTVVGWGYTENSTISQVLREAKMSIIDFQSCVENTKSFQPLLAKGRNYCAGNRGETTVCRGDSGGGMYFMIDFTWYLRGIVNQGTPTQDTRYPCDPKKEVIFMDVTFYQKWVERYALPKQHNRLGLHSCGLGSYVESMQKVNKVLAPDRNPWIAHLHYLFWDRFYVSDCHGVLIHPEFVLTLARCIVKQSNRELLHVILGEESIGPDPYDESQFDAQVVGITDSYVHERFSPEGFGYDVGLVHLERRADLQKDSIEPICLPSTLEPNPYYILTAWYRRDDHPKELRASLLQPVRFSACNSMYRRIGVVASPDSNLICFQHCKLKEQVQANGTYNCELIYDKDCRIPISGGPVFYTKHDGYNTYTYLAGLRSFGSADCKDKLNDIYTDIVSLGSWIDKTVEEKALFIDEVWPVRVENFY; from the exons ATGACGGCACGAGTAACGCAGTGGTTCTTCTTGTTCGCAGGAATTATCTACGGGACAGAAGCTG TTGCCTTAGATGTCCAATGCGGTAAAGTGAATCGGCTAGCAGGTTACGTAATAAACGCCGAAGAAACGGAAAACGTTTGGCCCTGGCATGTAGCTATCTACAATTCTTCCAATGATTATATTGCTGGTGGTTCGATCATCAGCGAGCGATTTGTGCTGACAGCAGCTCACGTGACCTTTCGCAATGAACATATCGCTCTACATCCATTCGAGCTGCACGTTCGAATGGGTATCAAGGATCTATCAAATCCAAAGAATTACACGCGATATGGAAATGTCTCAAAGATCATACGATATCCTAACTACGATACGAGCCTGATGGTGAACGATCTGGCCCTACTAGAGCTAACGGATGATATTGAATTTAGTGTGCATATCTCTCCGATCTGCCTATGGCCGGTGGGTGGACCAAATATAGAGGATCTGGCAGTCAATGAGCAGGGAACAGTCGTTGGTTGGGGGTACACAGAGAACAGCACGATTTCGCAGGTTCTGAGAGAAGCTAAAATGTCCATAATTGACTTTCAAAGCTGTGTGGAAAATACAAAGTCGTTTCAACCACTCCTAGCGAAGGGAAGAAATTATTGCGCAGGAAACCGAGGTGAAACAACAGTTTGTAGAGGTGACAGTGGAGGTGGAATGTATTTTATGATTGATTTTACGTGGTACTTGCGAGGAATTGTCAATCAAGGTACACCAACGCAGGACACCCGATACCCGTGTGATCCCAAGAAGGAGGTTATTTTCATGGATGTGACGTTCTATCAGAAATGGGTCGAAAGGTATGCTCTTCCGAAGCAGCACAACAGACTGGGGTTACATAGTTGTGGCCTAGGCAGCTACGTAGAATCAATGCAAAAGGTGAACAAGGTTCTCGCTCCAGATCGAAACCCATGGATAGCTCATCTACATTATTTGTTTTGGGATCGGTTTTATGTAAGCGACTGTCACGGCGTTTTGATTCATCCGGAATTCGTTCTGACTCTTGCCAGGTGCATTGTAAAGCAGTCCAATCGTGAATT ATTACACGTTATACTCGGTGAGGAATCGATTGGACCGGACCCGTATGACGAAAGTCAATTCGATGCTCAAGTTGTTGGAATCACGGATTCATATGTTCATGAGCGATTCAGTCCTGAAGGATTCGGTTATGATGTTGGCCTGGTTCATTTGGAAAGAAGAGCAGACCTTCAGAAAG ACAGTATCGAACCAATCTGCTTACCGTCAACACTTGAGCCCAACCCGTACTACATCTTGACTGCATGGTACAGGCGAGACGATCACCCGAAGGAACTAAGAGCGTCGCTTTTGCAGCCTGTTCGTTTCAGCGCATGTAATTCCATGTATCGCCGAATCGGAGTAGTAGCCTCGCCGGACTCTAATCTAATTTGTTTCCAACATTGCAAACTCAAGGAGCAGGTTCAAGCCAATGGGACCTACAATTGCGAATTGATATACGATAAAGATTGCCGTATCCCAATATCCGGTGGTCCGGTATTCTACACCAAACATGACGGATACAATACCTATACTTACCTAGCCGGTCTGCGATCATTTGGCTCGGCAGATTGTAAGGACAAACTGAATGATATCTACACAGACATCGTATCGTTAGGATCTTGGATCGATAAAACAGTGGAGGAAAAAGCATTATTCATCGATGAAGTCTGGCCAGTaagagttgaaaatttttattag